The DNA region TGTGGGTGTGCAGgatttcttccttatttacaTGGTCACGTCTTGAATAATCATCTTCCCTCCTCCTCTTGCTGTGGTACTCACCAGCACTCTCATGCCTCCCACTCCTTGAACTATCATCTCTTTCCCTCACTCTTGGGCCTACATCCTTGTCAAAGTTAGCCTCGTAAATACCATTCTCTATATGTTTCCTTGAACTGAGATGGAGATGCTCATCTTTCTCACTCCTCTCACTCTCCCGGGCCCTGCTCCTGTGCCTGGACCCTATTTCATCAGCGCGGTCCCTCTTCCTCGTATCTTCTGCCCTATCCCTTCTGTTCTGAGGATCATCATCCCTCCATTGCCAAGACCTGTCATATGGATCCCTATCCTTACGACGATCAGAGCCCTCATGTTTAATAGGCATATTGTGGACAATGCTCTGATCTCGATCCCAGTCTCTATAAGAACCCTCCTGTCCTTTTGCCACCATACGGCTCCTCTCCATTTCTTGTGTTGTCTCATGACTTTTTCTTCGGTAATCTTGTTCAACCCTATTAAGGTGCCTCTTAGTACTCCCTGGTCGTGAAGGCCGACCTGCTTGAACAACTTCCTCCTCAACTCCATCATGCCACTTCTGACTCTCTCTGCTGCTCCCTGATCTTGCTTTGCTGTTCTCGCTGCTTCTTCCTGCCCTAGAGTCCTCTCCATCATTGAGTTCATGCCCAGGTTCTTCTGCTTGAGGACTAATTTTCCGTTTGATTCTAGAACGAGGTAAACCACCATCTTCTAGGTTGTCAGTTGGGGTACCCTCATCTATTGCCGCATCCTCCTTTTCCTGCTCAGATATCCTATCACCAGGCACAGGGGTTACCTCTCTACGACCCAAACTCGACTCATGAGCAGGACTTTTCCTTCCCATGCTTTCAACCGAGCCCTCCCGATCATCCCGAGATTTTCTGTCCTCTGTGCTATATGCTGGAGACATGTATGGAGATCTGCCACGTGCTCCAATATGTGTCCTGCATACAGTGAACAAACTATTATAGAACTCCCAATATTAAATTAAGAGGTACAAtgattctttaaatttttagtttatCATCCAGCATTTGTTCTGATGTTATAATGTTATTTTTGTACCTCTCCTCTTGAGGAATGCCATTAGTCCCAACAGGGAAAGGAGTCTGCCCCTTAGAAGCTGACGGATGTGGAACTGGTACTATTGAACGAGGCGGCAAAGGTTCATCTCCTTCAGCAGCATCATCATGAGCAGAATTCACAGCAGGAGTTCTCCTTCCAAGAGGTTCTCTCTTTTGGCTGTCTTCAGGCTCCACGTTACTATCAGAATTCTCATTGTCCGCATGTGCAATCTCTCTTTTGGCCATATGATCTCTGGCCTCGCTCGGTTGTTCAATATCATGTTGGTCTGGAACACCATGTCCACTGGAGGAATTATCATCATCTTGGCACATTATCTGTTTATCAGAACATTTATCAAAAGCAATTACAATAGGGAAAAGCATTTTCCTCCAAAATTTGTTAAGACTCTAAACCTGCGTATCTCTCTGCTACAATAAATACCCCTGATATTGTTGAAAATTACGTGCCACTCCTCTCTACCTTTGACATGAGCGAATTGGAGGATGCAGCACTACTCATCACAATAATAACAATCCGCAAACAATTCAGCGTCCGATCTATCAATATCTCCAAGACTAGACAATAGGCTTGGTCattaaaatagtaaaagaaGGCACGATGACACCTCGCGTTCTATTTACTACGACATCCTTAACAAAGTGGACCACCTCATAAACTTAAATGGTGAGGCCCAGCCTACTCTAAGATTAAAGGGCTATAGGACATTCATAAAGCTAAAGGCGGCTCCATACAAAGTCCCTCTTCCTCATAAAAAGTTTCTGAAAGAAAACCTGGAAGATTGCTTACCTCTATGATAGCATCAGAATCGCGAATTCTTGGTGGTCGGGTGTCAATAGAGGGCAGCCTTTCACCCAAACCGTTTTCCACTTGAATAGCTCGCCCAGTTGGCTGTAAGGATGCAACTTATCAGAGCACAAAGAcgccaatttttttttttataaaagaaaatacagtGATTGCTATAATTTCCTCCATAAGTTCATTTACACCCCAAATGTTGGAACGAGAAAGGGGTGGAAAATCTATATCAAAATTTAGCCTTAGAAAACCAATCAAAAAATCCCTTATTTCCCTCTAAAGCAACTAAAAGATTATCTTAGTTGAAGTGAAAATCAGGTTAGACTAATAAAAACAGCCTTGTGAGTTATAAAGGTCGACAAGTCTTatccatatctaataaattaaACAGTGTTCACCTATTAGTTTTCACTAAGATAGTAATTTAATAAAAGTATGACTCCATGACAAAAATGGTAGCAATTCTAATATAATTCATCAAGATAATTGACGAGGAGCTGAAACACCTATCCACTATCTAATTCCTTTGAAATGGAGAATCAAGTAATAACAGAAAGCATAGAGATTTTGACAGTGTAGGCAACTGCATGTCAGGATCCAAAAAATCTTGGCAAAAGATACCCAGAatacaattaaattaataagtaAGTCAAAGGCAGAGTCGTACTAAGGGTGGCCGCACACGAGCAGGTAGTTTAGTCTCTATTTGTCCAGCCCCTGACTTTGCTGCATTAGCATTCTCAGCAACATCATGAATGCCAGTTGCTGCTGCCAACTCCGGTGGCATATCAGGGTCGAACTCCTAAAGCAAAGCAGAGAAGTGAAGATTTTCCTTTACCCAAATGACAATGCAGCTTCTCCAAACCAGAAATCAATTATATAGAGTGAAAAAAGAACTGGCAGCCATTTCCTGGTACACAAAAATTGAACTGTGGATATAAATTCTCATTCTATGAACATCTAACTACCTGCTCAGTCCGAACACTCTCATAAACCCGAATTCGGCTCTGCATTGTATTCTCAAGGCGGTGTTGTTCCTGcagcatatatacatataagaaACTTGTGATTCATCTTCCTTCAACCAGTGAATTGTATTACTAAAGGTTTCCCAATTACCAGCTGTTTGCAGTAATCTTTCCAACTCTCTTCGTTCAGACCAAAGTTAAAAAAGTCTGTGTTGTCAACGCCAGGATATTTCCATGGTTTTTCCTCGAAACTGTCAATGTCAACCTCAAAGATAGTCCTGAATCCACAGTAAATCATGAAAGCTTTCATCAGATTATTGCTCGACTTTGACTTTCAACACcatcaaagagaagctgatGGATGTACAAGTTTGGATAAATGAAAGTTGACATCAAAAGCCCCATAAAAAATTGCATGACATTATAAAGCACATATTAGGAATAAAATGGTCTTCATTGGAGTGTATTGAAGATAAAGAACCCACATTGTCATAACAATCTAACTTGAAAAGATAAACCTATAAGCTCATAACAGAGATAGAAAATTAAGCAGCAACAATGCGAATCACCGGTTCTTATTCTCATCCCATGCAAACACAATTTCAGAAGAAGTCAATTATCATATCAGACTCGACAGAATGTAATAAGAAGAAAAGGCTTCAGCTTGGGGTTGTATGGACGACCAAACAATGACCATCACAACAATCTAAATCCAAAATGTTGAACCCATAAACTCATATCAGAGACATCTAAGAAATTAATTGCATTTGCATTGCCTATCAGCTAATAATCAGTCCGTATCTGAAACTGccagataaataaattatattggaAAAAAGAGTGTTACTTGTGAGATGGAAGTGTAAATTCCAATCCACCCCCATAACTTCTTCCCGAACCCCATGGAGGAGCTCCATAACCGGGATACTTTTGCAAGCCAGGACCGCCTTTCATCCCTGCTGGTCGCCACTCACCTCTACCACGACCAGCCATGGGGACCGCATTAACAAGTGGGCGGACTTGACCTGGGGTGCCTGCAGAACCGAGGGTGCTCGATGCAGGAATTGGCGCTGCCCCGGGCCTCACATACTGCAAGACAAGATAAGATGAAGCATAAGGTCAATTGTAAATTAAGAGGAAAGCAAATCCAAGAAATGATAAATGATTGCTCAAAACATACAGCTTCAGGATGGCTCTCAGTGTCTAGTTAAACATCAAGGTGAAGAGGATTAATCATTAAGTGAATTCAACATCCAGGGACTGAGGACCCTTGGAATCGTTTATATTCATGATTGTCATCTGGACAATAGAGCTTCGACTTTTTAAAGTTTATGAAAGAACACAACTTCCAAATAAACATGAGAGGGGATCTTGGACAAAGCACGGCGGTAGCAGGTGTatgatgaaaaaagaaaacattatCGTGGTGACAGGGCACATTCTGGCTATGTCCGAGGTTAGTCCTCCATCCGACTGCTAGTTAAGGTTaaaatctatttaaaatataatttaaagatCTGAAAAAACCTTGAATTCTTTCCactcatcctttttttttcctctttccttccttttctGTGGAAACACATCAAGAACTGGATTTAAGAAGGTCGATATATAGAGACAGGGCCAACGGTTTCACTATCAGTCTATTTCATGCAAGTATGCTATAGAGCTGTTTTTCCTGTCAGATAGAAGAGCAACTTTTTCCCTCCCAATATACTTGCCAAAAGGGAAACCTTTTGATATGCAGATGTGCAGGCCAAAGATGACAAATGCTGCCAGTCTTGGGGCAAAAAGGGCAGTATTTTTGTGCGATCTAACTCTTTTGCTTTTCTGTCTGACCAGCTCACTGTTTCTTGAAGTCTCAGACTGATGTGTAGTAGTAGATAGACAAGCAAGAATCCTCGGACTAATGTAAGATCCCATCAGGTCTATCAGGAATAGATCCAAATGGAACTTCCCAATAGAGAGACCACTCGTCTGAAAGGCGAGCGCACAAGCAAATCATGCGATGATTAGTGGAAAGGATCTTATGACCCCAGAATTAAAAAGCCTTAATGGTATTCTGAAGTTTCTTCTCCATCTAAAGTATTCATGAGCTTGTGCTCAATCAAGGACTCGCAAAGGAGACGGTTAAAGAAATACGAACTTTAAAGGCTTATGATCCCCATTGTCAAGTCACTCAAAAATCAGCAACTGAGCTCTGACAATTGAACAAAACAATCTCTATTGATAGTTGTCCAACACCTTTACAGACTAATTTCCGAAACTGATTAATTATTTGTCATGTAAAGGGGCCGAAGCCTGCGAACCCCGATGCTATACAATGAAATTCTAACACTACCACTAACTGAAATATAATCATCATGATGTACACCAACACCTGTACTGACCTTAAACTGAGAATGAAATGGGTGATACCCATGACTGCTATAACCAATTTTCGGAGGAGCTGATGCTCCAGTGCCGCCAGCCTTCGCTGCCTCTGCTCCAGCTGCCTCTTTCCTTTCTCCATCGGCACCCACCTGCCCTGCCTCCTCGCCCCAGTCTGCGTCCTCCATTGGCTGGCTCGAGACTCCACCGCCCACGATAACAAGCGGGTCCCCATCCTCATCGTCATCGTCCTCCTCATCAAACACCCCCACTGGCCCGTGCTGGGGGTTCTCGTTCAGCACTATCTGAAGCTCGTCCTCACTATCGCTGTCCCAATCATCTCCGGCACCGCCGCCACCGTTGGATTGCAGAGGCATGTCGGACACTCCGGGAATAGCAGGCCCATCATCCTCTTCTATATCGAATTTGACATCCGTCTCCATCAAATCCACGGATTTGGTGGCCTCCGGGGGCGCTTCAGCCTTAGGGTTGATGACCAATTTCGGGTCGTTAGGGGGACTCCTGGGGAATTTCGCATCGGGAGGGTCCAAAACCCTAGGCTTCGCCGAATAGGAGGACTCGGGAGCCGGAGTTTGGGTGAGGGCAGCTCCGGAGATGATCTCGTCGTCGTGAATTTCGAGGCTGAAATCGATCGGACGGCGGGGAGGTGAGGGTGGCGGCTGAGGCTGGGGATGAGGAGCAGAGGCTTGGGGTGGCGGAGCTGAAGAAGTTAAGGGGCGAAGGACGTCAGTATAGAGATCTCCGAACTCATCGTCGTCCTCCATTAGACTGTAGccgagaggagagagagagagagagagagagagagagagagagagagggtttTGAGACTTCTCCTCCTGCGCTAAAAGGGGCAATGGAGGCTTCGTACTTTGGCTTGGCTGTTGCTGCTTTTATAGCCCAAACGAACACAGCATAGGCCACTGTCCTTtctcattttcctttcttcttcctttttttttcttattttggtTCGATCCATTTCCGCTCagataagagaaaataatccCGAAGGAGTACCTTGTATGCCACGGAAAAgtaataatgattttttttttagttagttaatttaagattttatCATAAACTCTgctctcaatttttttttagaatgaTTATGCTCCTAAATTCATAGTCTGACATTAACCTCGCTCATGACTTGAATCAATTTAGttcaatataaaattttcatcggAATCCGGATCTAATAAATTCAGTTGTAAATGTAGATGCTACTACTCAGTATTAATGAAATAtcttattcagcaaaaaatgattttatcaTAAACGATAGAAAACATGTTTCTTCTGAATTGCAGGATCATGTTGTTATTAGTATTAGAGTTCGAACCCTGTTATTTATGAGGCCCAAAAGGCGAAGACCCTATTCGAGTTCTCGTCTCAGTTTCAGATGTAGGGACTAGAGCTGGCACGTGAACTAGTTATGATTTCTCGAGATGGCATTGGCGTGTCCTCCTAAGAACCCGAGGGAAGAAATATGAATCTAAGTTCGAGCAATGACCGGgtcaagaaaattataaattagagTCGACAGCCCATCCAACTGGAGAACTACTCCGCAAGAAACATAATccaaatatacataatatagcCAACTCTTCGGTGTACAAAAGCCTGCTTGGATGGGCTCCTCTGCCTTATGGGCCTCCTTTTCAATAATTCCATTATCGATGAATGATCTCATACGAAGCCCTTCTGATACCGATCATTTTCGGCTCCTCGAGAGATAGTCTCGTATTAGCAAAATAGCAAAGTCTGAGACCACCTTTGAGTACTGTTGCAGCAGAGCACATTTCCCAGACACAACGGAATGAAGGCGGTACGTGATTCATAAATTCATGCACTTAAAAACTTGTAAAGGCCCAAACAACAACATTGCCTTGTCCTTGTCTCCATGTTTTGTCGACTGGTAGAACTCACCAAAACGGAATATCTCAAAAGAAAGAGCTATACAACTTGACCAAACCGCATATCAAAAGAAGACAGTTCTCTAAGAACTAGAAAGGTTGTGTGCATCTCCTCCAGAAATTCATCACTGAAAGCACAACCCCATTATAATTTCAGGCTGTCAATCCCCAGATATAGGTTTGCAAAAGTTCCACGTGAATaacatgcatgaaaatgcatggatCAGTTATATTAAACTGGTCAAGAAAATATACAGACGTGGTGAAAATCGAATCTCTCACCTTCAAGGAGACTCCTCTGGGCTGCATGGCAAGTTTATGCAGCTAGCTCGAAGCACAGAGGAGGGTAATGCAGTTCATAATCCGAAACAAAGACTAAGCAACCCAAATGCCTCTAAATTGCTTCAAAATGAGTTTCTCACTTTGACCTCATCACGAAATGCCGGAGCACTAATCCTTCATTCGTTCCTTCACTGTCTGCTTCTTGCATATGTGAGAAACTATGAAAACACATCAATGAACGAGAATATTTTCACCTAACATTCGGAAGAATTTCCCTTCTTGCTGCTAAGCCACCAAAAATAACTCAAATGATATGTAACAAGAAGCCCAAGGATAAAGCAAGCGAGtgcacaaataaaaataaaagcacACTCTTGCAGAAAGAGACGTGAAATTGGAGGAGGAGACACAAGGGCTATCAAACAaccaaattttcttttgctttttttttttcccttcttttttatttcatttcataACTCTCGGTTTCCATTTCCAAATTCAATAAGCATTCTGTCCACCATCGACTCCAAGACCGTACAAAACCCCCGCATACTTCTCAGGTGCGCCACCAAAGTAGTTCTCTTTCAGTTTCATGAACGTAGAGCAAGTCAGCAAACTATCTGAACCTGCTTGATGGCAAATCCCAACTCGCTGGACCTCCAACAGCTCAGCTACTTTGTTCAACCCACCATGAAGGCTGTTGCTGAACTTCATTAGGTGCTTGATATCATAAAGCACTGGGAAGAAAATCCTGATGTGATCGAAAAAAGCTGACTGGGTGCTGGGAAGGCTTTGGCAGGTTAGAACCTTGAGTAAGTAACCAAAGTCGTACCCGCTGTGGAAGGTAACCCAATGAACACTGTCATTCAACACAACTCCCGAAGACATCAGAAGCTCACTGAAACGGATCACACTAACACCCTTCTCATTGTTCTTTCCGAAGTCAATTCCGCTCTGAGATAACAGTTCAATGGAATCGTGGGCATAGACGTCCACGTCGGGATTGAACTCGCGGAAATTAAACTGCCAAATGCAATACTTATCGGTCCCACAAGTTGGGAGGTTCCCATTCTCATCGGAGAAAGTAAGACCCAGTTGAATCAGCTTTAGGAGATCGACATTGGCCTTCAGTGCCTGGTAGTTATACTCGGTGAtgctcttgaaggtcccaacTGGGCGTAGAACCATCCCAGGAAACTCGGTGTCCATGGCAATGTAAGGGTAATCATCAACAATCTCACGAATCAGCACGAACTCATCCTCTAGATTGTCATTCCAAACTTCCCTGATGTGAATCAGTTCGCTCTTGGACAAGACAGACATCTCGCGGCAACTTTCAGCCGCATATAACCGAATCGGAGCAAAAGAAAGGCAAGAAACCTCTTCAAACCAAGAATACTGAATCTGCAAAATATCAAGCAAAGTGAAGCTGTTAAACTACGAGAACAAGGAAGAACTTCTGAAATGAGGCAGACAAGGATTGAACCAGGAGTTTGAAATGGTAGTACCAGTAACTCCACATATTAAATAATCGACCGAATCAAGACttgatatttaaaaaaatgaagttttTAATCATCTTCAAACAAGAGAAGTGCATCAAAGAAGACATTAGGGTGATGGTTGCAGCATGAACATAAGGGGCAGCAGTGCCGACAAACCACGGTCAACATCCTCGTACCAAGATAACATGAATAAGGAGGACAAGAGGACATTAAAGGTACAAGAATCGCACCTTCGAGCGGTCGAGTACGCGGTTGTCGGGCCGCAGCTCCGATTTCGGGTGAACCCAGCTCCccccttgtttttttttttttttttccttggggTTTTCCCGGGGAAGGTTCTGGAATTTTCTGGGAAATTAAAGGGATTTTCGCGAGAAGTGATTGGATCGATTGAtggattgatttttttgggGCTTTTTCTCTCTTCTGGAAAGAGTGATGGGAAGAAAGTGATTCTGCAGAGAGGGAGGAAGGGATTAcggaaggaagaagagagcaAGAACGAAGCAGCAAGGAGGAGACCTTCACCTTCCCCTTTTGCTCCCTCACATCTTCTTTAACTCACCACCAccaccgccgccgccgccgccgccaccGCCACCGTGTGAGGGGGGGGGGACGGGACGACTGTGTGTGTTGTTGCTCTGTGAGATCGAAACCGATCGAATGAGACGAAGTTGGTTTTTTTCAGCTCGGGTTCCCCCAAGTTCACGGCCAGGATTCAACCCTGACCTCTCAACGGTTCAGATTACACACTCTTCCTTAATCTTGATTTGAAATTCTTGTCGACTAGAAAACCTCAAATCTCCATTGGTAAATCAAATGTTCAAAACTTTGGCTTGATGATTAGGTTCACATCTGCCATGCAAAGACAGAGACGGCTGGCCGGTTCGAATTTGCATGTTCGTCACTAAGAATGATCATAATCAAGCCAGCAAACACCAAAATCAAGCATATGACATTTCTAtcgttaattaattactttccCATTCTCAAGTTACTTACTTTAACCAAATCCATTAGATTTCGCTGAACTAAAAGCCaagttattttaattgattaactAAGAAATCTCCACATGACATCTTCCTATTAgcttctttttcatttttcatttcgTTTAATTAACAGTATTGTTATATCGTCCTAATAATACAAtgccaattttttttccgCCGCACTGCCTGAAGTAACCCGAGACAAATTTCACAGGCCTCGCCAAACCCCCCACCCCAACCAAAAACCAAGCCTAAGGCAGTATTCGGTTGGATTTGGGCTTTCTTCTGGACGAGGGGACCCAGGAACTCGGATCTGATCTGGGTAGACGGAGGCCAAGGTTGCTTGATTCCAGCCATCTCAGCCCTAAATGAAGTTGCCGGAGATGGCAGCCCCTCCGAGGAGATGTGTAGAGTGTACATATGGTATATCCACTATCCAATGGTGCCGGACATCGACGAGGTAGCATGGGAAAAATTCACCAGAAAGCATGGCATTTATTTCGACGGGATAAAAAAGGAGGTTGATCCCATGAACAGTCATTCTCATTCTCATCCTTTGCTGCAACCAAACTGCAGATATATAGCTCAGCAATAAAACCTCTTCCGCATCAATCAATTCAAGATCATCAGATTCATCACCCACGCattacatgcatgcatgcattaGACTAAACTGATTCAGCTGCAAAATGACCAGAACATTAACTCCCAACAAGCACGAAAACCTCTCAAACTACCTAGTTCCTGCAAACATTAATTCTGCTAGGAGTTGGACACTCATTGGAGACTCTCCATGGACACTAGATAGACTGCATTATTCACCAAAACAACTTTAGAAGCCATGGAAAAACCAGCAAACAACTACCCATGAATTTCCTTCCAAGCAAGCAAGAAACTCACAAATCCATCAGTCATTCGAGAATAGGAATTGGAATATCATTCTACATCATTAGAAGGAAGATCAGTCTGAGAGAGTCCTACACCCACCAATCAGAAACACGACCAAATCTTATTTTACAAATGAAATAGGAATTAATTCCTACAGCAGCTCTCAGTTCCTCCCGAGTGGGAGTGACCTGCAGCTAAATGTCTCCTTAAAATTGGATTTCCTCGAAGACGTAAACAACGAGGCATACACTTCTTTATTAGCATTCGCAGGTGCCAAATCAGCCGCCTTGAACCGTTTCGCGGAACCGTTGCTGTCAGCCTTCCCATTGCCATTCCCTTCTCCTTTGGCCGAAGCCTTCTGCTTAACACCGACGATTTGATCGCCCACTTGTCCGTTCTTCGCCTTCTTCGGCTTCTTCTCTTTGATCTTCATCCTCTCCTCCTCCAGCCTCTCTCTCAGCACTGCGACCTCCTCCTCACTACCGTTGATCACGATCCTGTCAGATTCCTCGAACTCCTCGTGGCACACGAGGCATGAAGAGGACTTCACCTCCTTCAGTGCTTTCGCACTCAACACATGCCCGCAACCTCTCAAAGCGAAGAACTTGTACTTCCCATTGAACTCGAGGCCTGTAATCGGGCACTGGAACTGTGTTCCGCCATGACCCTTTTCGATCCCCGGAATCCATGAGAGCTCGATATTCATCATATCCTTCAATCCCCTTATGTGGCGGAACGCCTTGGGCAATTTCTTCCCTAGTAAAGCTTCCACGAGGGCTTCCTTGTTGAAAACGTTCCCCAATTTATCGATCACGCAAGGCTCTCTCAAGGGTTCATATGACAGGGCACAATTGAGCCACTTCGACAGCCGCTGCTCGTTAGGGTCGACCTTGTCGGGCTTCTTCTCCGCGTACATGTTGAGGTAACAGTCTCGGGACTCGGCCCCGGTGGCCCCTCCATCTCCGCCGCCTCCACGGAGCTTGCCATGCAAAATCAAGGTGGAAAAATTCGCAATTGGGGCCCTGGAAATTGGAGCTGAGTCGTCCAGAGTTCTGCCATTGAGAGTGAAGTAGAAATTGGACGATTGAGCTGGATTGGGCAAGAGGGACAGCTTCAGGTGGTGGAAGGTCTGGGATGTCGTCGGACTTAGGGCTAGGGTTTGAAGGGGGATTTGGGCTTCGGAAAATTGGACGAAGATCTGACGCTGAAGGGGTTCAAGGGAATTGGAAGGCATTGTATAGAATTGGAGGGGCTAGGGTTTCTGCTCTGAGGTTTGGGAATctgaaggggaagaagaagatgaagtaGACGGAGATCGGAAGAGTCCTAAATGATGGCCATTCGCCGGCCTTTTGCAGTTGAGAACCGCCGACTGACCTCGAGGGAAGGAGACTAATTGCAAAATCACCCTCAGCCATTACATTTTATCATATTGGTCCTCCATTTATTCATATTTACGTAAATTTGCCCCATGCTATTTGATTTTGCTGGATTGCCCCCTAAGTATGGCCACCCTTTACGGGTAATTAGGGTTCTCTTTATTTGAAGCTGTGCACATACAAAACAGCCGCTCTGCCGCCATCTCAGTCCTTTCCACTGACCGGAAGAGCCGTCGAAGCTCTGTGAGTTTTACTCTTTCATCTTCCCAGAGGTAAACATGATCCTATACAATCTCTGCTTATGAATGTTCACTGCAAATGAACTTTCTCAATGTTCTGAGAGAACTTAGCATGATTGTCGAGATACAAGTGACAATGAGTCAATGGAAAATTTGATGGCTCCTTGTCTGTCAGGTGTCGGTAATTGTGGGTGATCTGCTCGTAAAGCTTAgatcttttccttcttttcttcttcattaatggaggtattcaaattctgaccatttcttttgcttttcatGTGGCAGGAATCTGTGCCTTGAGCATCGACCAAGAAGATGTCAGGGTGTGTTTGTCATCATCTCTATAACTCTTATCAGCATGCAAGAGTGACCATGTGTTATGATGTTGCATACTTGTTGTTCCTATCCCACTGTCTACGTTTGATTGGGGatgttcttttgtttttggttCTTTATGATTAGGTTATTTGAAATCTCTCGTGGTTTCGAGCCTGTACTTGCTCTTCATTTGTTTGAATTCCGATTCCAAGAGGATAGATAAGAGAGCAGTGATGCAGCTTTTCAGTCCTAGATCTATCGTGTGAAGAAAAGTTTCGGACTTAGATCGTGATTCTCTTATTTACAGAGAAGAAGGTGTCCCTGCTG from Punica granatum isolate Tunisia-2019 chromosome 3, ASM765513v2, whole genome shotgun sequence includes:
- the LOC116200758 gene encoding FIP1[V]-like protein isoform X1; the encoded protein is MEDDDEFGDLYTDVLRPLTSSAPPPQASAPHPQPQPPPSPPRRPIDFSLEIHDDEIISGAALTQTPAPESSYSAKPRVLDPPDAKFPRSPPNDPKLVINPKAEAPPEATKSVDLMETDVKFDIEEDDGPAIPGVSDMPLQSNGGGGAGDDWDSDSEDELQIVLNENPQHGPVGVFDEEDDDDEDGDPLVIVGGGVSSQPMEDADWGEEAGQVGADGERKEAAGAEAAKAGGTGASAPPKIGYSSHGYHPFHSQFKYVRPGAAPIPASSTLGSAGTPGQVRPLVNAVPMAGRGRGEWRPAGMKGGPGLQKYPGYGAPPWGSGRSYGGGLEFTLPSHKTIFEVDIDSFEEKPWKYPGVDNTDFFNFGLNEESWKDYCKQLEQHRLENTMQSRIRVYESVRTEQEFDPDMPPELAAATGIHDVAENANAAKSGAGQIETKLPARVRPPLPTGRAIQVENGLGERLPSIDTRPPRIRDSDAIIEIMCQDDDNSSSGHGVPDQHDIEQPSEARDHMAKREIAHADNENSDSNVEPEDSQKREPLGRRTPAVNSAHDDAAEGDEPLPPRSIVPVPHPSASKGQTPFPVGTNGIPQEERTHIGARGRSPYMSPAYSTEDRKSRDDREGSVESMGRKSPAHESSLGRREVTPVPGDRISEQEKEDAAIDEGTPTDNLEDGGLPRSRIKRKISPQAEEPGHELNDGEDSRAGRSSENSKARSGSSRESQKWHDGVEEEVVQAGRPSRPGSTKRHLNRVEQDYRRKSHETTQEMERSRMVAKGQEGSYRDWDRDQSIVHNMPIKHEGSDRRKDRDPYDRSWQWRDDDPQNRRDRAEDTRKRDRADEIGSRHRSRARESERSEKDEHLHLSSRKHIENGIYEANFDKDVGPRVRERDDSSRSGRHESAGEYHSKRRREDDYSRRDHVNKEEILHTHKESTNRQKRERDDDRKRDEQPRGRDDISLRHKDDASSNRERSEKQKNREGSHRPRPAQDEDVKREREGQGSQRSGRGAEDKARAAHVRTRDNYKISDKDHHSKDKPRNVEQVKVREHAADEISSHHRGREDGYSRGNQINYEDKRSRQERPVPRNDQRMRERGHKGIMKKSKESEGGDNNSATASKRIQDDQMDRVNETGGGNRDNPEVTLHHQSSRKNKEDASSDDEQNDSRRGRSKLERWTSHKERDFTISSQSTSSLKFKELGRNSNGGTTESSSIPVDPSKPVETSATTQQAAFDERDKTSDAQTKNNADNKAIDNRHLDTVEKLKKRSERFKLPMPSGKEAVATKKIENEALSSGRTETPLELETKHERPARKRRWVSN
- the LOC116200758 gene encoding FIP1[V]-like protein isoform X2, whose translation is MEDDDEFGDLYTDVLRPLTSSAPPPQASAPHPQPQPPPSPPRRPIDFSLEIHDDEIISGAALTQTPAPESSYSAKPRVLDPPDAKFPRSPPNDPKLVINPKAEAPPEATKSVDLMETDVKFDIEEDDGPAIPGVSDMPLQSNGGGGAGDDWDSDSEDELQIVLNENPQHGPVGVFDEEDDDDEDGDPLVIVGGGVSSQPMEDADWGEEAGQVGADGERKEAAGAEAAKAGGTGASAPPKIGYSSHGYHPFHSQFKYVRPGAAPIPASSTLGSAGTPGQVRPLVNAVPMAGRGRGEWRPAGMKGGPGLQKYPGYGAPPWGSGRSYGGGLEFTLPSHKTIFEVDIDSFEEKPWKYPGVDNTDFFNFGLNEESWKDYCKQLEQHRLENTMQSRIRVYESVRTEQEFDPDMPPELAAATGIHDVAENANAAKSGAGQIETKLPARVRPPLPTGRAIQVENGLGERLPSIDTRPPRIRDSDAIIEIMCQDDDNSSSGHGVPDQHDIEQPSEARDHMAKREIAHADNENSDSNVEPEDSQKREPLGRRTPAVNSAHDDAAEGDEPLPPRSIVPVPHPSASKGQTPFPVGTNGIPQEERTHIGARGRSPYMSPAYSTEDRKSRDDREGSVESMGRKSPAHESSLGRREVTPVPGDRISEQEKEDAAIDEGTPTDNLEDGGLPRSRIKRKISPQAEEPGHELNDGEDSRAGRSSENSKARSGSSRESQKWHDGVEEEVVQAGRPSRPGSTKRHLNRVEQDYRRKSHETTQEMERSRMVAKGQEGSYRDWDRDQSIVHNMPIKHEGSDRRKDRDPYDRSWQWRDDDPQNRRDRAEDTRKRDRADEIGSRHRSRARESERSEKDEHLHLSSRKHIENGIYEANFDKDVGPRVRERDDSSRSGRHESAGEYHSKRRREDDYSRRDHVNKEEILHTHKESTNRQKRERDDDRKRDEQPRGRDDISLRHKDDASSNRERSEKQKNREGSHRPRPAQDEDVKREREGQGSQRSGRGAEDKARAAHVRTRDNYKISDKDHHSKDKPRNVEQVKVREHAADEISSHHRGREDGYSRGNQINYEDKRSRQERPVPRNDQRMRERGHKGIMKKSKESEGGDNNSATASKRIQDDQMDRVNETLR
- the LOC116198484 gene encoding probable CCR4-associated factor 1 homolog 7, encoding MSVLSKSELIHIREVWNDNLEDEFVLIREIVDDYPYIAMDTEFPGMVLRPVGTFKSITEYNYQALKANVDLLKLIQLGLTFSDENGNLPTCGTDKYCIWQFNFREFNPDVDVYAHDSIELLSQSGIDFGKNNEKGVSVIRFSELLMSSGVVLNDSVHWVTFHSGYDFGYLLKVLTCQSLPSTQSAFFDHIRIFFPVLYDIKHLMKFSNSLHGGLNKVAELLEVQRVGICHQAGSDSLLTCSTFMKLKENYFGGAPEKYAGVLYGLGVDGGQNAY